In Candidatus Defluviilinea proxima, a single genomic region encodes these proteins:
- a CDS encoding ATP-binding cassette domain-containing protein has product MIDLRDVHKYYKTAIGDYHALKSVDLQINAGEFVSVIGKSGSGKSTLLNMITGIDHPTTGEVYVNGTAVHELNENRMARWRGKNLGIVFQFFQLLPTISVIENIMLPMDFCRTYPMREREKRALSLLEMVELGDHAYKLPTALSGGQQQRVAIARALANDPPVIIADEPTGNLDSKTADSVFELFKNLVSQGKTIIVVTHDSGLAKRTERTALIADGEIVNEYVAKAMSTLSREQLLEATRTAKAQQYEAGSMILAEGTHADAFYIVTKGTVEVILPRKDQSDVIALQLGPGKYFGEMEFFHEKKHRASIRASEAGPVEVLAISYDKLEELLKQSDVTRETLHQFADRREDENVKRREGIL; this is encoded by the coding sequence ATGATCGACCTGCGTGACGTTCATAAATATTACAAGACCGCCATCGGTGATTATCATGCACTCAAAAGTGTAGATCTCCAGATCAATGCGGGCGAGTTCGTCAGCGTGATCGGCAAATCGGGCAGTGGCAAATCCACATTGCTCAATATGATCACCGGCATCGACCACCCCACAACGGGAGAAGTCTATGTGAACGGCACCGCAGTCCATGAATTGAACGAGAACCGTATGGCACGTTGGCGCGGGAAGAATCTGGGCATCGTCTTTCAATTCTTCCAACTTCTGCCAACCATCTCGGTCATCGAGAACATCATGTTGCCGATGGATTTCTGCCGCACCTACCCCATGCGCGAACGTGAAAAACGCGCCTTGTCTCTGCTTGAGATGGTGGAACTGGGAGACCATGCTTACAAACTCCCCACCGCCCTCTCCGGCGGACAACAACAACGCGTGGCAATTGCGCGCGCGCTGGCAAACGATCCGCCCGTGATTATCGCAGACGAACCAACAGGTAACCTTGATTCAAAAACCGCAGATAGTGTTTTTGAATTGTTCAAAAATCTTGTTTCACAAGGAAAGACCATCATTGTGGTTACACACGATAGCGGTCTTGCCAAACGCACCGAACGTACCGCCTTGATCGCCGATGGCGAGATCGTCAATGAATATGTGGCAAAAGCCATGTCCACGCTTTCGCGAGAACAATTACTGGAAGCAACACGCACAGCAAAGGCTCAACAATACGAAGCGGGATCCATGATCCTTGCTGAAGGCACACATGCAGATGCATTCTACATTGTGACCAAGGGGACGGTAGAGGTTATTCTTCCGCGCAAAGATCAATCGGACGTGATCGCGCTTCAACTCGGACCTGGAAAATATTTCGGCGAAATGGAATTCTTCCACGAGAAGAAACATCGTGCCTCGATCCGCGCCTCGGAGGCGGGACCTGTGGAAGTGCTGGCTATCAGCTACGACAAGCTTGAAGAATTGCTGAAGCAATCCGACGTCACGCGCGAAACGTTGCATCAGTTCGCAGACCGGCGCGAAGATGAAAACGTCAAACGACGAGAGGGGATCTTATGA